Part of the Pseudobdellovibrionaceae bacterium genome is shown below.
CCCGTTAAGGCCCACACCCAAAATAGCCACCTGGGAGGCCAAGGGCTCATCCCCGAGCGGATGAAATTGTTCTCCATACGAGGGCAGACTCTTTTGAAAAAATCGTTGAAACAGGCCCTTTTGAGAACCGGTAACAATGTCGTCCACCTGCTGAAACCGGGCCTTATTTAAAAATTCTGGTCTATGCTCATCCCATTCAGCGTAGAGGGATGCCGGCGTGTCTCCCGCCGGGAGATGAACAAGTGGCGAATCAAAAGAGGCCATGTGGGCTTCAACCCATTCGTTAATTTGCTTTATCCAGTGTGATTCGTTTTTAGCCCTGAGCACGTCCATAAAATTATACTAGTCGAGCCCGCGACTCCATGTCGACTTCCCATGAACAATCAAGACCTGGCCTTGCTGAACCGCTCGGCCCGTGAAAAGATACCTTTAGGATGGCCATTCAACCCTACAATCTCATTGTCACAGCTCACCCCGATGACGAGGCTTTGTTTTTTTCTGGCCTGATTCTTCAAAACCGAACCCGACCCTGGACTGTGGTCTGTGTCACTGATGGCAATGCGGACGGACGTGGCAGTGAACGCACCGAAGAACTCAAATCGGCCTGTGAGCAATTGGGTGTGACGGATCTTCAACAGTGGCGTTTTCCTGACCTCTTTGAAAAACGCCTTTCAACTTCAGACCTCGAAGCCAAACTTGAAAGCCTTTCCCGCCCGGAAGCCGTTTACACCCACGGCATTCTCGGTGAATATGGCCATCCCCACCACCAAGATGTGAGCTATTCTGTTCATCAAACTTTTTCGAACATCACAACAGTACGGAGCCTCGCGTACAATATCTTTCCTGATTTATCTATCGCACTGACTGAACACCAATTTCAGAAAAAATCAAAGATCATCACTGAAATTTACCAAAAAGAAACACTTCGGTTTTTAAACTTCATACCGATCTTGGCCGTAGAAGGCTTTTGCAATGTGAACCTTTCTGAGGTGACTCATATATACGATTTTTTCACTGGAAAATGTGAACTGAACCTGTCTTGTTTGGAAAAATACAACCATCTTGGCCCCTATTTGCAGCAACAAAAACAGATCTTAAATCGACGGCCGTTTTAACCTAGATTTTCCACTCACTAAATAAACTAGAAGAAAATAGCTCTTTATTCATACAAAATAGTCAACCCGCAAATCAACTTGTGATCGTGGTGCCGTGGAGATGCAGTAGGCACTTGTTCTTTTAAGCCTCTCTCGTAAGGCTTAAATGTTGATGCCGTAGCAAAATGAGATTTCTCATAAAAAGTTGCGCCTCATCTTGAGACAACTACCTGTTTTTTCTAAATAAAATTCACCCCTCTGAGATAAAATAATAAGAGTTGTAGTGGTCCGTTTTTTAAGGGGGTTAACTGATGTTTGACGCAAAAAACACACAACAGCATTTATTCGTTTTAATACTGGCGGCCTTTTTGTTTGTGGGCTGCAAGCCTAAGCCGGCCAATGAAGACTATTTTGCCAGTGAAAGCCAAATCACAATCAGCGGACGTGCTGCACTTGGCCCCATTCAAAATGGATATGTCAACGTGTATCTTCTTAATGCGGATGGCAGCCGAGATCTAAAAATTGGAAATGGTCGAACCTACAGCGATGGTTCTTTTTCTGTAGAACTGTCGTACCCTCAAGGCGTGAGTCGCCACACCTCACCCGTGGAATTGGCTGTCTATGGCGGAAGCTATCGTGATGAAAACTCCAATCTTATGCGAGGCATGGGGGCCAACGAAGAAATTCGAAGCTGGCTTCCGGGAGTTGGCGACTATCACCGAAATGACCTAGGCGTGACGATCATCACCGAAATGGCCGCACAAAGTGCTGCCGCTAAACTATCCATTGAAGGAGCCTCCAGCTCTGCCAATTTGCGTGACAATATACAAGGGGCCAATGCTCTTTTTAGTGCAGCCTTTGATGTGGATATTTCAAGAGCGCCAGGCAACATTTTCAGTGGTGGATTTGATGCGTCTACTGATGCCGGAAAAATGGCCAGTGCTCTTGCAGGACTTGCCGTGGCAGCAGCCGACCTAGATATGGACCATGCCAGTTTGGCGTCTATCTATGCTTCTGACTCGTTAGATGGATCTTTTAATGGACAGGTCTTTGATGAAATCATTGTGG
Proteins encoded:
- a CDS encoding 6-phosphogluconolactonase, which produces MDVLRAKNESHWIKQINEWVEAHMASFDSPLVHLPAGDTPASLYAEWDEHRPEFLNKARFQQVDDIVTGSQKGLFQRFFQKSLPSYGEQFHPLGDEPLASQVAILGVGLNGHIAFHEPHIPLNFNYGCVPLAEKTKAHLHMQGPVWGLTYGVGHFIKTNAVLVLARGEAKTEIIQKILTGSSEALPVAELAKKGKVTLMISDEIRI
- a CDS encoding PIG-L family deacetylase; this encodes MAIQPYNLIVTAHPDDEALFFSGLILQNRTRPWTVVCVTDGNADGRGSERTEELKSACEQLGVTDLQQWRFPDLFEKRLSTSDLEAKLESLSRPEAVYTHGILGEYGHPHHQDVSYSVHQTFSNITTVRSLAYNIFPDLSIALTEHQFQKKSKIITEIYQKETLRFLNFIPILAVEGFCNVNLSEVTHIYDFFTGKCELNLSCLEKYNHLGPYLQQQKQILNRRPF